Proteins from one Camelina sativa cultivar DH55 chromosome 8, Cs, whole genome shotgun sequence genomic window:
- the LOC109125834 gene encoding TLC domain-containing protein At5g14285-like — protein sequence MSINIGEISVPDLPVFFSMFLTIYLIAYFIVFRNWKPQIRPEASSCLISIFHGTPAVFLATRAVFSSSSRTFASANTAAQNTVLDFSVAYFFTDLLHYIVFNPSDVLFIGHHLATLFVFLTCRFLVFHGACAILGLLILAEVTSACQNAWTLAGARKSDPDSQLAVKVYHLLSPPFYAFYSIVRGVLGPLFFVKMVSFYARGGAHGVIPNWLWISWAIVVGTAITVSILWIWNLWIDLFRERKANQLGQDKKIR from the coding sequence ATGTCGATCAACATCGGAGAAATCTCGGTTCCAGACCTACCAGTCTTCTTCTCCATGTTCTTAACCATCTACCTAATCGCTTACTTCATCGTCTTCCGCAATTGGAAACCACAAATCCGTCCCGAAGCTTCTAGCTGCCTGATCTCAATCTTCCACGGAACTCCGGCCGTTTTCCTCGCCACACGCGccgtcttctcctcctcctcacgCACCTTCGCCTCCGCCAACACCGCCGCCCAAAACACCGTCCTCGATTTCAGCGTCGCTTACTTTTTCACCGATCTCCTCCACTACATCGTCTTCAACCCAAGCGACGTACTCTTCATCGGCCACCACTTGGCCactctcttcgtcttcctcaCGTGCCGGTTCCTCGTCTTCCACGGCGCTTGCGCAATCTTAGGCCTATTGATCCTAGCCGAAGTCACGAGCGCCTGTCAGAACGCGTGGACGCTCGCCGGAGCTAGGAAAAGCGATCCGGATTCACAGTTAGCCGTAAAAGTGTACCATCTCTTGTCCCCTCCGTTTTACGCCTTCTACAGTATCGTTAGGGGTGTGTTGGGACCTTTGTTTTTCGTGAAAATGGTATCGTTTTACGCGAGAGGCGGTGCTCATGGTGTGATACCTAATTGGTTGTGGATTTCTTGGGCTATTGTTGTTGGAACTGCTATTACTGTTAGTATACTTTGGATTTGGAACCTCTGGATTGATTTGTTTAGAGAAAGGAAAGC
- the LOC104705702 gene encoding GLABROUS1 enhancer-binding protein-like 2 gives MATPTQLDSSSPGVDGGYEDDGDTSPLSRRKPQRKRSSKRAAASETLTVEEETKKKKRKKVKTSNNSKVISPMNSNRIWNGEDELAILKGLVDYRAKTGFQTKIDWDAFCPFIGGSIHVKVTKDQLSSKIRKLKKKFLDHMLDINEGIDPHFTRSSDSEAFGFSMMIWGENNAQLANGGGTDKPHQSENEEEEEVALIDNGAAKSDFVSKSHHEAIAVDKTTTAENGTAGKENDDDDDDELCAVQDAFETMISQGLSDYQKKLRVKKLMSLETEKRRELSNEWKALCLEESKLSIKKLRFTAKLAEAAN, from the exons ATGGCGACTCCGACGCAGCTCGATTCCTCTTCCCCTGGTGTTGATGGTGGTTACGAAGACGACGGCGATACCTCTCCGCTATCCCGACGAAAACCTCAACGGAAGCGTTCCTCGAAACGTGCTGCTGCTTCCGAAACACTAACAgtagaagaagagacgaagaagaagaaaaggaagaaggtTAAGACTAGCAACAACAGCAAAGTGATTTCTCCGATGAACAGCAACCGGATCTGGAACGGAGAAGATGAGCTCGCTATCTTAAAg GGACTAGTTGATTACCGAGCTAAGACAGGGTTCCAGACCAAAATCGATTGGGATGCTTTTTGTCCTTTCATCGGAGGTTCAATTCATGTCAAAGTCACTAAGGATCAGCTCTCGAGTAAGATCAGGAAGTTGAAAAAGAAGTTTCTCGATCACATGCTAGACATCAATGAAGGAATTGATCCGCATTTTACTAGGTCTAGTGACTCTGAAGCTTTTGGGTTTTCCATGATGATTTGGGGTGAAAATAATGCTCAACTTGCTAATGGTGGTGGTACGGATAAACCACACCAGAGCGAAAATGAA gaggaggaggaagtggCCTTAATTGACAATGGGGCAGCTAAAAGTGACTTTGTTAGCAAATCACATCATGAAGCCATTGCTGTTGACAAAACAACTACTGCTGAGAACGGGACTGCTGGAAaagagaatgatgatgatgatgatgatgagttgtgCGCAGTGCAGGATGCATTTGAGACCATGATCTCTCAAGGTTTAAGTGATTATCAGAAGAAGCTGCGTGTTAAGAAGCTGATGAGCCTTGAAactgagaaaagaagagagttgaGCAATGAATGGAAAGCTTTATGTCTTGAAGAAAGTAAATTGAGTATCAAGAAGCTTAGATTTACAGCAAAGCTTGCAGAGGCAGCAAACTAA
- the LOC104705701 gene encoding transcription factor GTE9 isoform X2, with translation MTVRNGGFPGDYCFETPGPGGDYDEGSDNPSSASEGSNCPKRKLGWSKYTDLETFGVSKLVLPLSGMSSSDRKELIRRFRRELEQIRYFQKNYELSRSVAVTSSSASGLSQAKSFGKSRCSTGPGKTVNPISAAAKPTPVSTAVMLLMKQCEALLKRLMSHQYGWVFNTPVDVVKLNIMDYFNVIKHPMDLGTVKNKLTSGTYSCPSEFAADVRLTFSNAMTYNPPGNDVYVMADTLRKFFEVRWKTLEKKLSATKTHTEPSNSDAHEERGIVIPVPMPKKRKTSAVECENVVDPVKRVMNGEDRLKLGRDLESFTEFPPQLINFLRDHNSNEGVIGDDEIEIDINDLSDHALFQLRDLLDKHLRESENKKSSAEPCEIELLHGSVPGTSSMQHCDGREMDDEVVDIGGNEHPKSSNSPVTIEKDLVFGNSNGNSLENVFGDPKISSLPRTSKGIENMDPEPTLDGATSASPTRESSAGGLDQLESASQEKISSVEEADCQQDGNSAQNEKQLPPEKVYRAALLKNRFADLILKSREKPLNQNVTRDPEKLQREREELELQKKKEKARLQAEAKAAEEARRKAEAQAAGEAAAEAKRKLELEREAARQALMEMEQSVELNENAKFLKDLELLKTDQLTNEIEEDGPDVSHDGLLRSFSFGGSNPLEQLGLFMKQDEDEEEADPLTSPAPGLDIEEGEID, from the exons ATGACTGTGAGAAACGGTGGTTTCCCTGGAGATTATTGTTTTGAGACACCCGGACCCGGTGGAGATTATGATGAAGGGTCTGATAACCCTAGTAGTGCCTCTGAGGGTTCTAATTGTCCCAAAAGAAAACTCGGCTGGTCAAAGTATACTGACCTTGAAACGTTTGGTGTCTCGAAATTGGTATTACCCTTGTCTGGCATGTCATCATCAGACAGGAAAGAGTTGATCCGTAGGTTTAGACGAGAGTTAGAACAGATACGGTATTTTCAGAAGAATTACGAGCTCTCTAGATCAGTGGCTGTTACTAGTTCCTCTGCAAGTGGTTTGAGTCAAGCCAAGAGTTTTGGAAAGTCTCGATGCTCTACTGGGCCAGGAAAGACAGTGAACCCTATAAGTGCTGCTGCTAAACCGACTCCTGTTAGTACCGCGGTGATGCTTCTGATGAAGCAATGTGAGGCGCTTCTAAAACGATTGATGTCACATCAGTATGGTTGGGTGTTCAATACTCCCGTGGATGTTGTCAAGCTGAATATAATGgattattttaatgttattaagcATCCGATGGATTTAGGAACTGTCAAGAATAAGTTAACTTCGGGGACATATTCCTGTCCGTCTGAGTTTGCTGCTGATGTCCGGCTTACCTTTAGCAATGCAATGACGTATAATCCACCTGGTAATGATGTTTACGTCATGGCTGATACACTTCGCAAGTTTTTCGAAGTGAGGTGGAAGACTCTCGAGAAGAAACTGTCCGCAACTAAAACTCATACTGAACCGAGTAACTCTGATGCCCACGAGGAAAGAGGGATTGTAATACCTGTACCTATGCCTAAAAAGAGGAAGACGAGTGCAGTGGAGTGTGAGAACGTCGTTGACCCAGTTAAGCGGGTTATGAATGGTGAGGACAGACTCAAGCTCGGCAGGGATTTGGAGTCCTTTACTGAGTTCCCACCACAGTTAATAAATTTCTTGAGAGACCACAACTCAAATGAAGGGGTGATTGGAGAtgatgagattgagattgaCATTAATGATCTCAGTGACCATGCTTTGTTTCAATTGCGAGATCTCTTAGATAAGCATTTGCGAGAGAgcgaaaacaaaaaatcaagtgcTGAACCCTGTGAGATAGAG CTTTTGCATGGATCAGTGCCAGGGACTTCATCAATGCAACATTGTGATG GGAGGGAAATGGATGATGAGGTTGTTGACATTGGTGGAAATGAACACCCAAAATCAAGCAATTCTCCTGTCACGATAGAGAAGGATCTAGTGTTTGGAAACTCTAATG GTAATAGCTTGGAAAACGTCTTCGGTGATCCTAAAATCTCAAGTTTACCAAGGACATCAAAG GGGATTGAAAACATGGATCCTGAACCTACGTTGGATGGAGCTACAAGCGCTTCCCCAACACGAGAAT CATCGGCTGGTGGGTTGGATCAGCTGGAAAGTGCATCTCAGGAGAAAATAAGTTCTGTTGAAGAGGCCGATTGTCAGCAAGATG GAAATAGTGCTCAGAATGAGAAGCAACTACCTCCTGAAAAAGTCTACAGGGCTGCTTTATTGAAGAATCGATTTGCAGACTTGATTTTGAAATCCCGCGAGAAACCTCTTAACCAG AATGTCACGAGAGACCCAGAGAAGTTGCAGCGTGAGAGAGAAGAACTCGAGCTTCAAAAGAAGAAAG AGAAAGCGCGATTACAAGCAGAAGCTAAGGCAGCTGAAGAAGCTCGTAGGAAAGCTGAGGCACAAGCTGCAGGAGAAGCTGCAGCTGAGGCTAAGAGAAAGCTGGAGCTTGAAAGAGAAGCAGCGCGCCAGGCATTGATGGAG ATGGAGCAGTCGGTTGAACTCAATGAAAACGCAAAGTTTCTCAAGGATCTGGAGCTGCTCAAAACAGACCAACTGACAAATGAAATAGAGGAGGATGGGCCAGATGTGTCTCACGATGGGTTGCTGCGTAGTTTCAGTTTTGGGGGTAGTAATCCTCTGGAGCAGCTTGGGCTGTTTATGAAacaggatgaggatgaggaggaagCTGACCCGCTCACATCACCAGCTCCCGGACTTGATATAGAAGAGGGAGAGATTGATTGA
- the LOC104705701 gene encoding transcription factor GTE9 isoform X1, with protein sequence MTVRNGGFPGDYCFETPGPGGDYDEGSDNPSSASEGSNCPKRKLGWSKYTDLETFGVSKLVLPLSGMSSSDRKELIRRFRRELEQIRYFQKNYELSRSVAVTSSSASGLSQAKSFGKSRCSTGPGKTVNPISAAAKPTPVSTAVMLLMKQCEALLKRLMSHQYGWVFNTPVDVVKLNIMDYFNVIKHPMDLGTVKNKLTSGTYSCPSEFAADVRLTFSNAMTYNPPGNDVYVMADTLRKFFEVRWKTLEKKLSATKTHTEPSNSDAHEERGIVIPVPMPKKRKTSAVECENVVDPVKRVMNGEDRLKLGRDLESFTEFPPQLINFLRDHNSNEGVIGDDEIEIDINDLSDHALFQLRDLLDKHLRESENKKSSAEPCEIELLHGSVPGTSSMQHCDGREMDDEVVDIGGNEHPKSSNSPVTIEKDLVFGNSNGNSLENVFGDPKISSLPRTSKGIENMDPEPTLDGATSASPTRELASAGGLDQLESASQEKISSVEEADCQQDGNSAQNEKQLPPEKVYRAALLKNRFADLILKSREKPLNQNVTRDPEKLQREREELELQKKKEKARLQAEAKAAEEARRKAEAQAAGEAAAEAKRKLELEREAARQALMEMEQSVELNENAKFLKDLELLKTDQLTNEIEEDGPDVSHDGLLRSFSFGGSNPLEQLGLFMKQDEDEEEADPLTSPAPGLDIEEGEID encoded by the exons ATGACTGTGAGAAACGGTGGTTTCCCTGGAGATTATTGTTTTGAGACACCCGGACCCGGTGGAGATTATGATGAAGGGTCTGATAACCCTAGTAGTGCCTCTGAGGGTTCTAATTGTCCCAAAAGAAAACTCGGCTGGTCAAAGTATACTGACCTTGAAACGTTTGGTGTCTCGAAATTGGTATTACCCTTGTCTGGCATGTCATCATCAGACAGGAAAGAGTTGATCCGTAGGTTTAGACGAGAGTTAGAACAGATACGGTATTTTCAGAAGAATTACGAGCTCTCTAGATCAGTGGCTGTTACTAGTTCCTCTGCAAGTGGTTTGAGTCAAGCCAAGAGTTTTGGAAAGTCTCGATGCTCTACTGGGCCAGGAAAGACAGTGAACCCTATAAGTGCTGCTGCTAAACCGACTCCTGTTAGTACCGCGGTGATGCTTCTGATGAAGCAATGTGAGGCGCTTCTAAAACGATTGATGTCACATCAGTATGGTTGGGTGTTCAATACTCCCGTGGATGTTGTCAAGCTGAATATAATGgattattttaatgttattaagcATCCGATGGATTTAGGAACTGTCAAGAATAAGTTAACTTCGGGGACATATTCCTGTCCGTCTGAGTTTGCTGCTGATGTCCGGCTTACCTTTAGCAATGCAATGACGTATAATCCACCTGGTAATGATGTTTACGTCATGGCTGATACACTTCGCAAGTTTTTCGAAGTGAGGTGGAAGACTCTCGAGAAGAAACTGTCCGCAACTAAAACTCATACTGAACCGAGTAACTCTGATGCCCACGAGGAAAGAGGGATTGTAATACCTGTACCTATGCCTAAAAAGAGGAAGACGAGTGCAGTGGAGTGTGAGAACGTCGTTGACCCAGTTAAGCGGGTTATGAATGGTGAGGACAGACTCAAGCTCGGCAGGGATTTGGAGTCCTTTACTGAGTTCCCACCACAGTTAATAAATTTCTTGAGAGACCACAACTCAAATGAAGGGGTGATTGGAGAtgatgagattgagattgaCATTAATGATCTCAGTGACCATGCTTTGTTTCAATTGCGAGATCTCTTAGATAAGCATTTGCGAGAGAgcgaaaacaaaaaatcaagtgcTGAACCCTGTGAGATAGAG CTTTTGCATGGATCAGTGCCAGGGACTTCATCAATGCAACATTGTGATG GGAGGGAAATGGATGATGAGGTTGTTGACATTGGTGGAAATGAACACCCAAAATCAAGCAATTCTCCTGTCACGATAGAGAAGGATCTAGTGTTTGGAAACTCTAATG GTAATAGCTTGGAAAACGTCTTCGGTGATCCTAAAATCTCAAGTTTACCAAGGACATCAAAG GGGATTGAAAACATGGATCCTGAACCTACGTTGGATGGAGCTACAAGCGCTTCCCCAACACGAGAAT TAGCATCGGCTGGTGGGTTGGATCAGCTGGAAAGTGCATCTCAGGAGAAAATAAGTTCTGTTGAAGAGGCCGATTGTCAGCAAGATG GAAATAGTGCTCAGAATGAGAAGCAACTACCTCCTGAAAAAGTCTACAGGGCTGCTTTATTGAAGAATCGATTTGCAGACTTGATTTTGAAATCCCGCGAGAAACCTCTTAACCAG AATGTCACGAGAGACCCAGAGAAGTTGCAGCGTGAGAGAGAAGAACTCGAGCTTCAAAAGAAGAAAG AGAAAGCGCGATTACAAGCAGAAGCTAAGGCAGCTGAAGAAGCTCGTAGGAAAGCTGAGGCACAAGCTGCAGGAGAAGCTGCAGCTGAGGCTAAGAGAAAGCTGGAGCTTGAAAGAGAAGCAGCGCGCCAGGCATTGATGGAG ATGGAGCAGTCGGTTGAACTCAATGAAAACGCAAAGTTTCTCAAGGATCTGGAGCTGCTCAAAACAGACCAACTGACAAATGAAATAGAGGAGGATGGGCCAGATGTGTCTCACGATGGGTTGCTGCGTAGTTTCAGTTTTGGGGGTAGTAATCCTCTGGAGCAGCTTGGGCTGTTTATGAAacaggatgaggatgaggaggaagCTGACCCGCTCACATCACCAGCTCCCGGACTTGATATAGAAGAGGGAGAGATTGATTGA